cgtgccccacagcaagagaagcctctgcgatgagaagcccgagcaccgcaacgaagagtagcccccgctcgccacaactagagaaagcccgcgtgcagcaacaaagacccaacgcagccaaaaataaagtaaataaacttcttttttaaaaataaaataagtgaaaggGGAGGGTTGGGGTAGGCAGGGAACCCCACTGCCACTGTCCCTCCAGAATGTCCCACTCTGATCACAGGTCATCCCTCTGGCCTTTCTTCTAGAGCAGAGCTTAGGCAGGACATGCTTGCTGGCCAGACGGTGACCATATCTCCCCAATGGAAATCGGACGTAGGGGATCATTCCACGTGTCTTTAGGAGTCATTGGGCAGTCATCAACCTTGGGCCCATCTGAGGAGCTGTAGGACTTGGGGTCACCACAGTCATGTTCCACAGCTCCGGGAACCCAGCAAGGACAGAGCGGGGCTGGCAGGGGTGAGGGGCCTACAGGGGCAGCAAAGAGGGAGGCTGAGGCACTGCTGAGCCTCTAAGGTGGAAGGCGGGTCAGGGAGGCTGGAGCAAGCCTGTCTCATGATTGCAAGAATGGAAATCTCCCTTCCTGACCCCCCACGAGAGCTACTCTAAACGCCTTCCCCACCTGCTACAGGAATTCCATCAGGAGAAGGCATGGCTTCTCCCCCCTGCTCAGAGCTAAGTCATCAGAGAAGAAACCCAGGAATTGGAGAAGATTCTAGAAGGCAGTGGGTATGAGCTCAGGCATGAAAAAGGCCTGAgtttgaaccccagctctgccacccacTCAGTGAATGTTTCAAGCTCCTggaacctccatttcctcatctgtagaatgggggtgGCAATTCTTACCCTGCAGGGTGATggtgaaaattaaaaggaatggTATGGTggtaacagagaaggaaaagctcTTCTTTACAGAAGAATACCAACGGAAAAATAGGCAAGGAATTATGGAATCAAAAAATCACCATTTGCAATTGATTTGGACAAGGATCACCAATGGATGCTGAAACTACTGGGTAAAGCGTTGCTGGGCAACGGGATGGTCCCAGAGTCTCCAAGCATCACCCTACAGATGAGTCATGAACCACAAAGGGAAAAAGGTAACTTTACATGGGAGAGACCTGGGGGAAACCACCTAAACCAAGTGATGAAATTCAGCATCACCAGTAATGTTGACAAATGGTGGCCCCTGACAGCATGCACAGAGAACGGTGCACACCACCAAGTAGACCTCTTGCCAAAACGTTTAACCAAAATCTAATCATaaggaaacaatcagacaaatctcagttgagagacattctacaagCCAGCCAGCCTGAACTCTTCAAAACATCAACGTCGTGaaaacaaagaaggcaaggagacTCTGCTAGATTAGAGGGGGCTAGAGAGACATGACAGCACATTCAGTGCCCGATTCTTGAGTGGATCCTGGATCAGGAAAAAAAGCTCTGAAGGATATTTCGAGGGACAATTAGGGCAGTTTGAATAAGGAGTGTGTGGTAGATAATATTGTGTCAATGTTAAATCTCTCAGATGTGATGACAGCCTTGTGATCCTTTTGGAGAATGTTCTGGTTTTTAGGAGATTGGTGATAAATTATTTGTGTCTTGGTGTCTGCAGTGTTCTCACAAATGGATcaacaatatatacatgtatttccctctctctcccccccgccccatctacataggtatatatatatatatatatatatatatatatatatatatatatatatatgtctgctCCTTGTGGCACCTCTGTCACTGCTCAGAACCAGCCCGTCTCTGGGCCCAGGAACACAGGGTAGAAGGAACACGTCAGAACAGGCACGCAGGTGGAAATGCAGGTGCCCTCACGGTTGGACTGCGAATCTCCTTCTGCCTGCCTCCCCGGAGACCCCGTGTGGATCCCAGCAGGCTGAAGaaccagggcagggcagggacaaGGCTTCTCTGCTGACCTTTGCTCTCAAAAGAGGCCTCCTCCCCCATCAGACCCCCAGGAGCAGCAGCTGGTTGGGGACATGCACTTGCATTTCCCAAAGCATGCTGGGAGGGCAGTGGCCAGGGAGGGACTCTGAGGCTGACAAGTAAATGACCGGAACCATTGCACGGCCGTGTGTCTCATTTCTCCTACGGAACCATAAGTCCCTGAAGGCTCCTGCTCTGCCTTAACTTGCCCCACCCCAACCTGCATGGCTGGCCGTAGCATGCGGGCACTAAAACTACTTGTCATCTCCAGGAGGGGACCCAGGCTCTGGCCTGGTCCAACCAGGTATATAACCTTGGGTGGGTCACCTCtttcctctgggcctcagcttccccagaaTCCATAGAATGGGATGACCCATCCCCGTGCTACATACTTCTGAGGGGAGGCAAGAACTCATACTTCGGAGGCCAGCAGCTCTGTGTTCTAATCCTGAGACCAAAGCTTGCCAGTGGCATTAGGGAGCCTTCACACCTCATAGCCTCCGTTTCCCTGACCATGAGATGGGCATGGTTGTGTCCAATACGCAGAGTTATTGCAATAAAGCGAGACAAAATAGGTACAAATAGCTGACACGTGGTTTATTGgtttattgtctctctctctcccgctGGAGTGGCAGCCCCACGAGGCAGGGACTTGGTCTCCTTCACTGCTGCACCCCAGCACCGGGGGTGGTAGCTGGCCCTCAGTAGGAGCTCCCTAAACCATCGCTGACTGAATGGATGAACAGAACAGGTGCTCGATATACGATAGGTCTGGTTGTGATTCTAAAATGTGCTGAGACAAAAGCTTTTGAAGTTCATGGTTGTTGAGAAAGGAAATTCTGGGAAGCAAGCAATAATCTTCAGGGCTGGCATGGGTGTCTCTGTCGCTCTGTCAGCCAGTGGAGGACGCCAGGGAAGCTGGGCTTATCTGGACCAGGGGCAGACATGATGTGCCCACAAGAGCCAGGCGGCAGCAGGCACAAGTGAGGTGGGAGGTACCTAGCAAACTGGGGAGCCCCCATGCATCCTGTCTGATAGGGGTCCCTCTCTCTAGCTGACTGCGGCCAAGGTGGGAATGCAGGACCAATTTGCCAGTGCAGCTGATttcacaagagaagccagaaagccAACTGAAGACAAATCATGTTTAAAAGAAGAACCCAGATGAGAGCAAACAAAGCCCATCTGTGGGCTGGCAGGGGCCCTGTGTGGTAACCCAGCCCGCTCAGGCGGTGTGGGCAGAAGGAGGGAGGGCCCAGTGGTGGGGCCCCTGGAGTGGCGTCTACGGGGTCCTCATCTCTCCAGGCCTCTCAGGCAGTCCCAGCCTCTGAGACAGAGGACATGATGACATGCTGCCGAGATCCAAAAGGCAGGGTCGCACACAGCCAGGGAAGCAGCCGCATCCCTGGGTTCTTGGACTCGGGGTGGATCCAGACTTGGGGCTCCCAGGCTCTGGGTAAGTCAGCTCCCATAATCTGGCCCAGGTTAacgttcaataaatattcactgaaagaACCTCTTCAGTGTGACTTTGAACACAGCCCTCCATCTCTGGGCCGCATCTTGTAAAATGGGCACAGTTACGTAGCCGCCCCTACCTCACAGGGATAATGGGGAAATCAAGTGAGATTAAAGGGATGAAAGTGTTTCCAAAGATCAAAAGTGCTTTACAGATGCAAAGTGTGGTCGTCCTTGTCATCATTATTACCATGAGCAAGACAAGTTTGGCCAGAGCAGAAGAGGGGGCCTGGGACCCAGAAGAGCAGAGAATTTACAACGACTTTACAAGGAGGGTCCGGATCAAGCCCATCAGAGCTCTTGTGCAGAGGGGATGCTGCTCACGAGCTCTGGGACAGTCCCGGTCAAGGGACACGGAGCCCACAAGACCTTCTCCCCGGCCACCTGGTGTCCAGCTGGGTGGGCGCCCCAGTCAGGGCAGCTGCATCTCCCCAGATAGACGGCTTCCAGCAGAATACACAAGCCCCAGAGCGGCTGCCCATAAAACATAGAAactatataaataacataaatattttctcatatctcTTAGCTATATAAATTATTCTCTTTTGCCCTAAAAACTATATATGCGAGGTAGACAAAAAAAATACCCTGTGAGTGTTTCCCTTAAAGCTGTAGAAGGAGAGGTCCGTGGTCACTGGTCCCAGGGGCCCCAGCGGGGCTGAGGTGGACCTTTGGGGGCAATTGGAAGAGAAAGGGGTGGGAACAGGGAAGCAGAAGAGGGGAGATGGCTGCACAGGGAAGACCTCACAGGCCGAGGGGCCCTCAGAGCCTGACCCGTGCCCTTGGCCTGGTCAGTGTTAGTGGCCAACTGTGGCCACAGTCCCTCAGAGGCTACCCTTTATCTTCCTGCCACCCCGACACTGCCAGCCATGGACTTGGGATGCAGACGGCATGTTGGTGGACTGGGCGCCCTCTTCCTGCTGCCTTATGCCTAGGGCTGAGCCAGGGTGGAGGCAGGGTTGGGGTCTCAGAGGAGGAGGATAGAGGGGGCTGGCAGAGAGAAAGTCCCCTTGCGATTGGGGGGCGGAAGAAACTAGGGAAACAGCcctctgtcctttttctcttcctgccaAGATGTGGGCCAGCTGCTTGGGTCAGCAAAGTCACTCTCGGGAGGGGCCTCAGGTCAATTTGGCTTCTCATCAGAGCCTCTGCTGCCAAAGATCCTTCCAGCATCCCTCCGGAGGCTGCCTGATTCACCGAAGACGGGGCAGCCTCTCCTCACCCTTGGAGATCACGGGGAGCTGCGGGGGCTTCCTCCTGGGCCTTGCACAGATGGTGTCTCAGCATTCGGCTGATTCTGAAGAGTTTCCTGTCTCAGCAAAGGGTCAGCAACTCTGGGTTCCGGGAGAAAGGAAGCTGACAGAGGGCGCGGCAGGGCCAGCAAAGCAGCCAAGGGCGTCCCGAAGGAGGTCACTTCCTCCCGGCTGGCATCGGGCTCTGCTCTGGGAAAGCACACAGCTTCCAGCAAAGTGACCCCTGCAAGGTCTTGATCCTGAACCAGAGAGGTATGTGTCCCTGAATGAGAGCCCTCAGCCTGGCAGGTCCAAGgggtgtgcatgcatgtgtgtggggggtgCCTGTGTGCACCCGTGTGTATGTaccatcctctctctcctccctctcagggcctcagtaGGCAGCAATGGAAAGGTCCACAGCATCAGAGGGAATTAGCAGTCACTTCTCTTCCTCAGGTAAGAGCCAAAGTGGGGGACCATTAGTAAATGAAGGGGTCCCCCAAGGCGCCAGGCTTAGCAAAGACTTTCCCACGCCTATAACGCTAGCCCTGGTAAAAATCTGAGTTAGATGAGTAGCTGTGAGTGTACAAACGTAACCGAATCAGAACTCATAAACCAAGTCTTGTGTATCACGAATGCCAGCTGCACTGGGGCCTCACAGCACAAGTGGACCCCGGTCACACTTACAGCTGGACTGACCCATCCCAGGCAGACTCCGGCCTTTGCTTCTGACTGACCCTGCCTCCCTGAGCCTTCCTGGCCCAGAAGCTCACCTCCCAACATCTTGCTGGCTTTAGGCCACTAATCCCAGGAATCGAGATGGCGGGATgcacctcctctcctctccaaaACCTCAGTCCTGCCCTTCTCTTGGCCTCCCTTATTTCCCTCCACATCCTTCCCACTCTGCCCTCCCGCTCCAAGTCCTCAACAAGGCTGGGGACCCTTGGGTTCAGGGGTGGGGCTCCCACCTTTCGAGTCGAGGGAGGGGAAGGCTGATGGggcccagtggggagaggaacacATGTGCACTGGCATGCACGTGGGTGAGTGCATGCACGCTGCGTGCACCTGCCCAGCGGGGCTGGCTGGACATCTGGGTGGCCTCGAGGTGGCCCGGTGCCATGCGAGGTCCTGGCAGAGTCCAGCTGCCACACTGGGCAGGGGGCCTAATGCTTACAGGTGTACACAAGCTCCTCCTGCACGCACTGCTGGCACTCCACGTAGCAACACCACTGCACCTGGCAGTGGCAGGAGAAGGCCACCAGGCGGCTCTGGGTGTCATAGCCCCGCCCGCAGCACAGGCTGCTGCAGCTGGCCTCCCGGGAGCACACCCTGCCCGCTGTGCCGGGCGAGTACTTGCTGGGCCGGCAGAAGCTGGGTGAGTCCTCCATGTAGACCAGGTCCCCGGGCCGTGGGGCCGGGCCCCTGGTGGAGCTGCCTGCTCTGGCCGGTGCCCACAGCTCCAGGCGGCCCAAGGCCTCGTTGGTGGCGCTGGACACCTTGACGGCTGAGTCGTGGCGCAGCTTTAACACCTGGCCTGTCTCGCGGAACGGGGAGAGCTGCTTCCAGCAGGTGCGCACGGCGCAGGAGCCCGACACGCCGTGGCACTTACACGTGGTCCTGAGGCCACTCTTCACGGCCTGCGAGGAGAGGCGGAAGGGAGGCGTGGTCAGAGACCCGGGCCCACAGACCCCAGAGCACCAACCCTGGCTGGGAAGCAACAGGAGGATGGGAAAGAGACAGGGGAAGGTCCCCATGGGGGGGCGCAGATAAGACTCTAGCTGGCCCACGTGGCACCTTAGTGAAAACTAGCTCTAGGCGCCCCTTCCTCTGGGCAGAGACGGTCCTCACATCTTGGTAAGAGCAATGTGGGCCGGATGTTAGCCCCAGCTCCTCCCCTGGCCCAAAGTCCTTGTGGAGCAGACAGCTTGCACAACTGAACACAGCAGCCCTGGTTTACACAAACTCAGTGATAAGGAAACAGAACACAGAACTCAATTTCTTAAAGAAATGGAGGCCTAGCCTCTCCCAGCTTTCTGGTCCGAGTAGACCTAGATAGCTTTTACCCTCCCGCCCTCCCACTACTGTGTGACCTCAGCCAagttccttcccctctctgggcctcctctgtcttcccatctgtaaaatggagaagggACAGGGGTTGTACCAGGTCAGTTTTCAAACTACCTTGGCTTCTAGGACCTCCAGGAAGGCCAGTGCTTGGAATGGAGACCCTTCTCCAAACACGTTTCTGCCTCACCAAGGCCCCATCCTGAGCCAAGCTCCCACCTGCTGCCCAGCCGACAGTGATGTCCAGGATCCTTCCCTACTTCCTGGTACCTGGTAATGGTCCAGAATGGATGCCCAAGGAATGTTGGTTGCAAGGATGAGGTTCATCCTGGGCCAGCTCTGTGCGTGTGCTGGGGGCAGGGCGGATAATGGCCTCCTAGAGACCTCGCTCCGCAGCCCTGCACTCTGGCTGGGAAGGGCTTGGGTCACCCGGGAACGTGCTCACCTTGATGCCCACGTGGGTGTTGTGGGCATCTACCCGTGCCCGCAGGTCTTTGCTTCCTTTCTTGGGCCCCAGGAAGTTGTTCAGGAATTTGGTGCTGTACTTGAGGTTGTCGCCGCACACGCCCCACTGCCAGGCCTGCCGGCTCTCCAGGCCCGGAGAGTCATCACAGGTGCAACGCTCCATGCGCCCGGCGCTGCAGGCCCGGGCCAGAGTGTGCGTGAGGGCGGCCGAGGACACCGCGTACAGGAAGGCCGTCTCCTTGAAACCTGGGCCGGGCCCCGGGAGGAtcgggagggaggaggagagtggGCTCAGGGGCTGTCTGCTGCCCTCTGAGGATACAGTGGGTGGTGGGGCCACTGTGGCGAGCAGGATGAAGGGCCTGTGAACCTGAGGGCACAGCTCAGGGCAGCCTCCCTGTCACCTGCCCTTTAAACTCAGCATGCAAGTTGCTGTTTAAATGGAACTTCCAATTCCCAAGGGAGTGTGTGCCCAGGTTCTAAGGGCAGCAGGACAGGGGCTTCTCCTTCTACTAAACAGGTGAGAACACAGATGCAGAGAGAAGTGACACGGGCATCTGGCGAGTGGCGAAGGGGGTTAAACCATTGATCTTGACTCCAAGCTGATGTGTGAGCAAGTTGGACCACCCCGTTTCTGAGCCCCTGATCCTCTGAAATATGCTTCCTGATGCCTCCCAATGTCACCCTCTGCTACCTACTGGGGAGTCGACCCAATGACTGAGTGACCTCGGGTCTCCCACCTGACTGGTCCCAAACCAACCATCCACCCACTTCCAGGACAATCACAGCGCTTGCACTATGGGGTGCAGCCCAGAGCTGGCCTCCCCATGAGCTCACTACCTTCTACCTGCTCTCTGATATACCCGGGGTGCTTGTGACACTGAGGTGGGGGGGGCATCAGCTCTGCCCAGACGCTCCCAGCCACGGGGAACAGTTGCCTGAAAGGGGGTGGGCTGCTCTGATGCACCATCGCTCCCTTTTTTGTCAAAAGCCCATTGATGCTTGGTGATAGTCACAGGATGACCTTTTCCCCCACTTGGGCTGAATGCTTTCTGAGGGAAGATGGGGTCTTGCTCGGCTCCATATCTCCAgcatccagcacagtgcctggct
This sequence is a window from Pseudorca crassidens isolate mPseCra1 chromosome 19, mPseCra1.hap1, whole genome shotgun sequence. Protein-coding genes within it:
- the WNT9B gene encoding protein Wnt-9b; the protein is MDRGGLGARDVLWGPLRQCEGAFLESSPGQTRAQYGLKLLLTGREVLTPFPGLGTAPAPAQGGAHLKQCDLLKLSRRQKQLCRREPGLAETLQDAAHLSLLECQFQFRHERWNCSLEGRTGLLKRGFKETAFLYAVSSAALTHTLARACSAGRMERCTCDDSPGLESRQAWQWGVCGDNLKYSTKFLNNFLGPKKGSKDLRARVDAHNTHVGIKAVKSGLRTTCKCHGVSGSCAVRTCWKQLSPFRETGQVLKLRHDSAVKVSSATNEALGRLELWAPARAGSSTRGPAPRPGDLVYMEDSPSFCRPSKYSPGTAGRVCSREASCSSLCCGRGYDTQSRLVAFSCHCQVQWCCYVECQQCVQEELVYTCKH